From Virgibacillus ihumii, the proteins below share one genomic window:
- the mvk gene encoding mevalonate kinase, with amino-acid sequence MSAEKATTSEQTAIGIAHSKLILIGEHAVVHGQPAIAIPFPLVGVESIVDYVPGSVKINSTFYTGPIESAPDSLEGLVTCIQETMKHLQLPCEDFMIRIKSSIPPGKGLGSSASVAIAVIKSLFAFFGEKYSEQDLLNLSNISETYAHGVPSGIDTLTITSGSPVWYEKDEPINFINPEGDFHFIVADSGRVGDTRSAVESVATLLRSAPKRIQHKLDRIGEITHRARNALETASKHLLGQMLNEAQRELEALGVSDAGLNRLIYFARQEGALGAKLTGGGNGGCIIALARNEVHSRQLAEKLRKFGAHAVWPFVLRNN; translated from the coding sequence ATGAGTGCAGAAAAAGCAACAACTTCAGAACAAACAGCTATCGGAATAGCTCATAGTAAATTGATTCTAATCGGCGAACACGCAGTTGTACACGGACAGCCTGCAATCGCCATTCCTTTTCCGCTGGTAGGTGTGGAGTCAATTGTTGATTATGTACCGGGATCGGTTAAGATTAACAGTACGTTTTATACGGGTCCGATTGAATCCGCCCCCGATTCATTGGAAGGACTTGTAACGTGTATTCAAGAGACAATGAAGCACTTGCAGCTCCCGTGCGAGGATTTTATGATTCGGATTAAATCATCAATACCACCCGGAAAAGGGCTTGGTTCGAGTGCTTCTGTTGCAATTGCAGTAATCAAATCTCTTTTTGCGTTTTTTGGCGAAAAATATTCAGAGCAGGATTTGCTTAATCTATCCAATATATCTGAAACGTATGCACATGGTGTTCCCAGCGGTATTGATACCTTAACGATTACTTCAGGGTCACCGGTTTGGTATGAAAAAGATGAGCCGATTAATTTTATTAATCCGGAAGGTGATTTCCATTTTATTGTTGCCGATTCAGGTCGTGTAGGTGACACACGTTCAGCCGTTGAATCAGTCGCTACCTTGCTGAGATCCGCTCCTAAGCGAATTCAACACAAGTTGGACCGTATTGGAGAAATAACGCATCGGGCAAGAAATGCGCTGGAAACCGCCAGCAAACATCTGCTTGGTCAGATGCTGAATGAAGCCCAGCGTGAACTGGAAGCGCTTGGCGTGAGTGATGCTGGTCTAAACCGATTGATTTATTTTGCACGGCAGGAAGGCGCATTAGGTGCGAAATTAACTGGCGGGGGAAATGGCGGCTGTATTATTGCACTGGCCCGAAATGAAGTGCATTCCAGACAATTGGCTGAGAAGCTAAGAAAATTCGGAGCACATGCGGTATGGCCATTTGTTTTACGTAATAACTAA
- a CDS encoding hydroxymethylglutaryl-CoA reductase, degradative, protein MKTSRIPGFYNKTVEERRELLATMEDFTENEMEILFSKEPLPAETADKMIENVIGTFPLPLGLGLNFLINDKEYTIPMAVEEPSILASASHIAKIVRETGGFTAESSERVMIGQIQVIGCSDFAAAKETILKEKDALIDAANASYPSLMARGGGAEDLEVRVLNENSDSRYGQMLVLHVYINTCDAMGANIINTMVESLAPTVEKLTGGKVYLRILSNYPDRCLAKARCVIPPELLATNDFSGEAVRDGVIHAYEFAASDPYRAVTHNKGIMNGIDPIVIATGNDWRAVEAGAHAHAARFGKYGSMTVWSKDDKGNLVGELELPMSVGTVGGSIRVHPMAEVSLKILGVETARELAQVIVTVGLAQNLGALKALATDGIQKGHMALHSRSVAIAAGATGEMIDIIAERLVNEKEIRVGKAKELVDEYTK, encoded by the coding sequence ATGAAGACTTCCCGAATTCCTGGCTTTTATAATAAGACTGTTGAAGAGCGCAGAGAGCTTCTCGCAACAATGGAAGATTTTACCGAAAATGAGATGGAAATTTTGTTTTCAAAAGAGCCGCTGCCTGCCGAAACTGCAGATAAAATGATAGAAAATGTCATTGGGACATTCCCGCTCCCATTGGGGTTAGGTTTGAATTTTTTGATTAATGATAAGGAATATACTATACCAATGGCAGTGGAGGAGCCATCCATACTTGCTTCTGCGAGTCACATTGCTAAAATTGTCAGAGAAACCGGGGGTTTTACTGCTGAATCCAGTGAACGTGTGATGATCGGCCAGATACAGGTAATTGGCTGTTCCGATTTTGCAGCGGCAAAAGAAACCATTCTAAAGGAAAAAGATGCATTAATTGATGCTGCCAATGCTTCATATCCAAGTCTTATGGCCAGAGGCGGCGGAGCAGAGGATCTGGAAGTCAGGGTTTTAAATGAAAATTCCGATTCACGGTATGGACAAATGCTTGTCCTGCATGTTTATATAAACACATGTGATGCAATGGGAGCGAATATCATTAATACAATGGTCGAGTCATTGGCGCCGACAGTTGAAAAACTGACGGGTGGAAAGGTTTATTTGCGGATTTTGTCTAATTATCCGGATAGATGTCTTGCCAAAGCACGTTGTGTCATACCACCTGAATTGCTGGCGACGAATGATTTTTCGGGGGAAGCAGTGCGGGATGGAGTTATTCATGCCTATGAATTTGCAGCATCTGATCCCTATAGGGCTGTTACCCATAATAAAGGTATAATGAACGGTATAGACCCGATTGTAATTGCAACGGGGAATGACTGGCGTGCTGTGGAAGCAGGGGCGCATGCTCATGCCGCTAGATTTGGAAAATATGGATCAATGACAGTTTGGTCCAAAGATGATAAGGGAAACCTTGTTGGTGAGCTGGAATTGCCGATGTCAGTCGGAACGGTAGGTGGTTCCATACGCGTACATCCTATGGCTGAAGTTTCATTGAAGATTTTGGGAGTGGAGACTGCCCGTGAACTCGCACAGGTTATTGTAACTGTTGGACTTGCCCAAAATCTCGGGGCGTTAAAAGCCTTGGCAACAGATGGAATTCAAAAAGGTCATATGGCGTTACATTCTCGTTCTGTTGCAATCGCAGCAGGAGCTACTGGGGAGATGATTGATATCATTGCTGAACGATTGGTGAATGAAAAAGAAATCCGTGTCGGAAAAGCTAAAGAATTGGTGGACGAATATACAAAATGA
- a CDS encoding glycosyltransferase family 2 protein gives MKTLTDVSEEKQSLPNRLDYNQLLTDNISNASNIGKIYMKPRIAVFIPAHNEEKSIRDCLGGLQDQNLPKDIDLDVYVIVDNCSDRTEEKARQAGKDFNLNLEVITTENNSQRKVGALNAGWKRIYGDNMDIYFKRLTSYQEIYKQSVKAILGMDADSRLAPDALTHMWEGLMSARNIGGVMAKYTMRMPKKKNLISKDNVHYEEMIESGQYGGPITRWWTHQQKQDMASWLLDLQYHGGSTYVLGGQATLFRPEALQNIVDENKLDGPWQNGSDVEDMLLTWQLQKSKWKTLISPTARCFVDAMRSYHTFRQQRNKWNSGTVDLLTNNDIEVKSKHKGKLWRSQMKIMIDFSVRLLFVLLMAVAFATDQFHWSWIWITPIVLASVLNMILAAKTPMHRPLDVLLAGLLISPEIYLWVKLITFTQVWLGKLSAHKKDGWANQYKAESGKTSSKLIQGLLISIIFVMIVTFLCFQFRDYLTSSAVQTAIHPYLMIGWISLTYLTIFSSLAMLYQIWTLRGRHSA, from the coding sequence ATGAAGACCCTAACGGACGTTTCAGAAGAAAAACAATCACTGCCAAACAGATTAGATTACAATCAATTACTAACGGATAACATATCAAATGCTTCCAATATCGGAAAAATTTATATGAAACCAAGAATTGCCGTTTTTATTCCGGCACATAACGAAGAAAAATCCATCCGTGATTGTTTAGGGGGGCTGCAGGATCAGAATTTACCCAAGGATATTGACCTTGATGTCTATGTAATTGTCGACAATTGTTCCGATCGAACTGAGGAAAAAGCAAGGCAAGCGGGTAAAGATTTTAATCTGAATCTTGAGGTTATCACTACAGAAAACAACAGCCAACGCAAAGTAGGTGCGTTAAACGCTGGCTGGAAGAGGATTTATGGTGATAATATGGATATCTATTTTAAACGATTGACTTCATATCAGGAAATTTATAAGCAATCGGTTAAAGCCATACTCGGCATGGATGCCGATAGCCGCTTGGCACCTGATGCATTAACTCATATGTGGGAGGGACTGATGAGTGCGAGAAACATAGGCGGCGTAATGGCTAAATACACAATGAGAATGCCAAAAAAGAAGAACTTAATTTCCAAAGATAATGTTCATTATGAGGAAATGATTGAAAGCGGCCAATATGGTGGACCAATCACACGCTGGTGGACACATCAGCAAAAGCAGGATATGGCAAGCTGGCTATTGGATTTGCAATATCACGGTGGAAGCACTTATGTTCTTGGCGGGCAAGCGACCCTGTTCCGTCCAGAGGCACTGCAGAATATTGTCGATGAAAATAAACTAGATGGACCATGGCAGAATGGTAGTGACGTGGAAGATATGCTGCTGACCTGGCAGCTGCAAAAATCAAAGTGGAAAACGCTTATCAGTCCAACTGCCCGTTGTTTTGTTGATGCAATGAGGTCCTATCATACTTTCAGACAGCAACGGAATAAATGGAATTCCGGCACTGTTGATTTACTGACAAACAATGACATCGAAGTTAAATCGAAACACAAGGGTAAGTTATGGCGTTCTCAGATGAAAATCATGATTGATTTTTCCGTACGCCTTCTATTCGTTTTATTGATGGCGGTTGCTTTTGCCACTGACCAGTTCCATTGGTCCTGGATTTGGATTACACCGATTGTTTTGGCATCTGTACTTAACATGATCCTTGCTGCAAAAACTCCGATGCATCGACCACTTGATGTTTTACTGGCAGGTTTACTGATCAGTCCTGAAATTTATTTATGGGTCAAATTAATTACATTCACACAAGTTTGGCTGGGGAAATTATCCGCCCATAAAAAAGATGGCTGGGCCAACCAATATAAGGCTGAAAGTGGAAAAACAAGCAGCAAACTTATACAAGGATTATTAATAAGCATCATTTTTGTTATGATCGTCACTTTCCTGTGTTTTCAATTCAGAGATTATTTAACAAGCTCTGCAGTTCAAACGGCTATCCATCCCTATTTAATGATAGGTTGGATCTCATTAACATATTTAACGATATTTTCATCGTTGGCAATGTTATACCAGATTTGGACGTTGAGAGGCCGGCATTCCGCTTAA
- the pdaB gene encoding polysaccharide deacetylase family sporulation protein PdaB produces the protein MSHFYVWKLNKWKRWSVVVLFAFFTALLLWFESIGSLAVFSKEEPAAFTRGNADQSNIALTFNISWGEEKAHDILKQLKKHNVQATFFVSGEWAERHPKILEKITKGKHELGMLGYRYESYLDMELEQVKKDLQHAREVFNKLGYKEVNLLRPPSGHFNKEIIELAEEMDYKVVHWNVNPHDWENPGTQQIVNTVMNKTENGDIILMHASDSVKQTGKALNTILPGLKNKGFQFVSVSELINQAHAEAKIVD, from the coding sequence ATGAGTCATTTTTATGTCTGGAAACTTAACAAGTGGAAACGATGGTCGGTTGTTGTCTTATTTGCCTTCTTTACCGCGTTATTATTGTGGTTTGAAAGCATAGGCTCTTTGGCTGTTTTTTCCAAAGAAGAACCTGCAGCTTTTACTAGGGGAAATGCTGACCAGTCCAATATTGCCCTAACATTTAACATAAGCTGGGGAGAAGAAAAAGCTCACGATATTTTAAAACAGCTGAAAAAGCATAATGTACAAGCTACGTTCTTTGTTAGTGGTGAGTGGGCTGAGCGCCATCCAAAAATATTGGAGAAAATTACGAAGGGCAAGCACGAGCTCGGAATGCTTGGCTACCGGTATGAGAGCTACCTGGATATGGAGCTTGAACAGGTAAAGAAGGATTTGCAGCACGCCAGAGAGGTTTTTAATAAACTAGGCTATAAAGAGGTAAATTTACTCCGACCGCCGAGTGGTCATTTTAACAAGGAAATTATTGAACTTGCTGAGGAAATGGATTATAAAGTAGTTCACTGGAATGTTAATCCGCATGATTGGGAAAATCCTGGGACACAGCAAATTGTCAACACTGTCATGAATAAAACAGAAAACGGTGATATCATTCTGATGCATGCATCGGATTCTGTGAAACAGACCGGAAAGGCGCTAAATACTATTCTTCCGGGATTAAAAAACAAAGGATTCCAATTTGTCTCCGTTTCGGAACTGATTAATCAGGCGCATGCCGAGGCTAAAATCGTGGATTAA
- the ssuE gene encoding NADPH-dependent FMN reductase, whose protein sequence is MSEIVILSGSPSVTSRSDQVLKYLGNLLTEEHFTVTHISVRDLPYKDLFTGNWEHPIVQDIAAMIRKANGVIVGSPVYKGAYSGALKSLIDVLPQDVLQHTPVLPLMTGGSASHLLAIEYTLKPVLATLKGYNLKGLYLLDSQIDKYSENPIIDREILERTKKQLYYFTELVNGGVVWN, encoded by the coding sequence ATGAGTGAAATTGTTATTTTATCAGGAAGCCCCTCTGTAACTTCACGTTCGGACCAGGTGCTGAAATATTTAGGGAACTTGTTAACAGAGGAGCATTTTACGGTGACGCATATTTCAGTCCGGGATTTGCCTTATAAAGATTTGTTTACCGGAAATTGGGAACATCCCATCGTTCAGGATATTGCGGCGATGATTCGGAAGGCAAACGGCGTGATTGTGGGATCACCTGTATATAAGGGTGCATATTCCGGAGCATTGAAGTCCTTGATTGATGTGCTGCCGCAGGATGTATTACAGCATACCCCGGTATTGCCATTGATGACGGGTGGAAGTGCTTCACATTTGTTGGCAATTGAGTATACGTTAAAGCCGGTACTTGCAACATTAAAGGGGTATAATCTGAAAGGACTTTATTTGCTGGATAGTCAAATAGATAAATATAGTGAAAACCCAATTATTGATCGGGAAATTTTGGAACGGACGAAAAAACAGTTGTATTATTTTACGGAACTAGTAAACGGCGGGGTTGTTTGGAATTAA
- a CDS encoding LLM class flavin-dependent oxidoreductase, with the protein MVNKRIYLNAFDMNTPGHQSPGLWTHPEDESHRYKDSSYWIELAKLLERGRFDAVFIADVLGTYDVYKGSRDAAVRQGAQAPVNDPLLIVPLMAAVTNHLGFGVTSSVTHEHPYLFARRMTTLDHLTNGRVGWNIVTSYLKSAAVNMGRAGQIKHDERYDIAAEYVDVCYKLWEESWESDAVKLDKENGVYTDPDKVHDIHHEGKYYKVPGAHLSEPSKQRTPVLYQAGASPKGRAFASKHAELVFIGSPTKNAAKETVRRLREDIAKTNRSQDEIKILTMLTPIVGKTESDALEKLEDYKKYISHEGASALFGGWTGIDLSAYEEDQVIEYIENDSIRSALESFTNIDPDKQWTVGEIKDFVGIGGMSGYIAGSPEQIADQLEEWVDETGVDGFNIAYAITPGTFKDFVELVIPILQERGLVKHDYHGTSLRDNLFEKGDLLPEHHPGKHTRKELVK; encoded by the coding sequence ATGGTAAATAAACGAATTTACTTAAATGCATTCGATATGAATACTCCAGGACATCAGTCACCGGGTCTTTGGACACACCCGGAAGATGAGTCACATCGTTATAAGGACAGCAGTTATTGGATTGAACTTGCTAAACTGTTGGAGCGCGGAAGATTTGATGCGGTATTTATTGCAGATGTGCTTGGCACGTATGATGTTTATAAAGGATCAAGAGATGCAGCGGTACGGCAGGGAGCTCAGGCACCGGTGAATGATCCGCTGCTGATTGTACCGTTAATGGCTGCGGTTACAAATCATCTCGGGTTCGGGGTAACCTCTTCCGTGACGCATGAACATCCATATTTATTTGCCCGTCGGATGACGACGCTTGATCATCTGACAAATGGACGGGTCGGCTGGAATATTGTTACGTCTTATCTTAAGAGTGCGGCGGTCAATATGGGGAGGGCCGGTCAGATTAAACATGATGAACGGTATGATATTGCAGCGGAATATGTCGATGTTTGTTACAAACTCTGGGAAGAAAGCTGGGAAAGTGATGCAGTAAAATTGGATAAAGAAAATGGTGTATACACTGATCCAGACAAGGTACATGATATCCATCATGAAGGAAAATACTATAAGGTTCCCGGTGCTCATTTATCTGAACCGTCCAAACAAAGAACCCCAGTATTGTATCAGGCTGGCGCATCACCAAAGGGAAGAGCTTTTGCCTCAAAGCATGCGGAATTGGTCTTTATTGGTTCGCCTACCAAAAATGCCGCCAAAGAGACGGTGAGACGCTTGCGTGAGGATATTGCCAAAACGAACAGGTCCCAGGATGAGATAAAAATATTAACCATGCTGACACCAATTGTTGGAAAAACGGAATCGGACGCACTGGAAAAACTGGAAGACTACAAAAAATATATCAGTCATGAAGGTGCATCTGCTTTATTCGGTGGATGGACAGGAATTGATTTGTCAGCATATGAAGAGGATCAGGTTATTGAGTACATCGAAAACGATTCAATCCGCTCTGCGCTGGAAAGTTTTACAAACATAGACCCGGATAAACAATGGACCGTTGGAGAGATAAAAGATTTTGTCGGAATTGGCGGCATGAGCGGATATATCGCAGGTTCACCCGAACAAATTGCAGATCAGCTGGAAGAATGGGTTGATGAAACAGGTGTTGACGGATTCAATATTGCGTATGCTATCACACCTGGGACATTTAAAGATTTTGTTGAGTTGGTAATTCCTATTTTACAGGAGAGAGGGTTGGTGAAACATGATTATCACGGAACGTCATTAAGGGATAATCTGTTTGAAAAAGGCGACCTTCTTCCCGAACACCATCCTGGAAAACATACAAGAAAAGAGCTGGTTAAATAA
- a CDS encoding TIGR02206 family membrane protein gives MVDWFVGLDGQPFMTFGVSHIIMLIIYFLGLILFLTARHKLRRNAKLYNIIRWGLFGVLVLSEITYQIWAAVNEIWSLSEHIPLHLCGITGITGAIALFSHNEKLIHITFFFGLVPAFLAVVTPELPYDIPHFRYWKFFIHHIVVSWVSLFLVVANSTKITFKSMLESYGYILLYAALIGFVVNPVLGSNYLYLSHTPTASTPLDLLGSGFIYYFNLCLLALSVFFVQYIAYNFSLGLNKHPGSFGCLSRYEYINATTHTITITGNDT, from the coding sequence ATGGTTGATTGGTTTGTCGGGTTGGACGGGCAGCCATTTATGACGTTTGGGGTAAGCCATATTATAATGCTGATTATTTATTTCTTAGGACTCATTCTATTTTTAACTGCACGCCACAAATTACGCAGAAATGCCAAACTGTACAATATAATCCGCTGGGGGCTGTTTGGAGTACTGGTTCTTTCAGAAATCACTTATCAGATTTGGGCTGCTGTCAACGAAATATGGAGTCTAAGCGAACATATTCCTTTGCATTTATGTGGGATAACGGGAATTACAGGGGCTATCGCTCTATTTAGTCACAATGAAAAATTAATTCATATTACATTTTTCTTCGGACTTGTCCCCGCATTTCTTGCAGTTGTAACACCTGAATTGCCATATGATATCCCACACTTCAGGTACTGGAAGTTTTTCATTCATCACATCGTTGTTTCCTGGGTCAGTTTATTTTTAGTGGTTGCAAATTCCACTAAAATAACGTTCAAATCAATGCTGGAAAGCTACGGATATATACTGCTGTATGCTGCTCTGATAGGATTTGTCGTAAACCCTGTGCTTGGATCAAATTATCTTTATTTATCACATACACCAACAGCTAGTACACCGCTCGACTTACTTGGCAGCGGATTTATATACTATTTTAATCTTTGCTTATTAGCATTAAGCGTATTTTTCGTCCAATATATAGCGTACAATTTCTCTTTAGGACTAAACAAACACCCAGGTAGTTTTGGGTGTTTGTCCCGTTATGAGTACATAAATGCAACCACCCATACGATAACAATAACTGGTAACGATACATAA
- the galU gene encoding UTP--glucose-1-phosphate uridylyltransferase GalU produces MKKVRKAIIPAAGLGTRFLPATKAMPKEMLPIVDKPTIQYIVEEAVEAGIEDIIIVTGKGKRAIEDHFDHAFELEENLIRKEKFELLQKVRESAKVDIHYIRQKQPKGLGHAVLCARKFIGDEPFAVLLGDDIMQADTPCIKQIINQYEKTGASVLGVQEVPKNETHRYGIIDPTKQEGRLYDVNCFVEKPRDNPPSNLAIMGRYVLTPDIFRFLETKEIGADGEIQLTDAIQRLNERQGVYAYNFDGKRYDVGEKIGFILTTMEVALNNPAIRQDVMNGIEDILKKEKTILDRNFHLMESKP; encoded by the coding sequence ATGAAGAAAGTAAGGAAAGCAATCATACCAGCAGCTGGTCTGGGAACCAGGTTCTTGCCAGCAACAAAAGCAATGCCGAAAGAAATGTTACCAATTGTAGATAAGCCAACAATTCAGTATATCGTCGAAGAGGCGGTTGAAGCTGGAATTGAAGATATTATTATTGTGACCGGAAAGGGTAAACGTGCCATTGAGGATCACTTCGATCATGCATTTGAATTGGAAGAAAATCTTATCCGAAAAGAAAAGTTTGAATTGCTTCAAAAGGTTCGTGAATCAGCCAAAGTTGATATTCATTATATTCGTCAAAAACAGCCCAAGGGACTTGGTCACGCTGTTTTATGTGCCAGGAAGTTTATTGGAGATGAACCGTTTGCTGTTCTGCTGGGAGATGATATTATGCAGGCAGATACACCCTGTATCAAACAAATTATCAATCAGTATGAAAAAACGGGTGCCTCTGTCCTCGGCGTTCAGGAAGTTCCCAAAAACGAAACTCATCGGTATGGAATTATCGATCCAACTAAACAAGAAGGTCGTTTATATGATGTAAACTGTTTTGTTGAGAAGCCACGTGATAATCCACCATCAAATTTGGCCATCATGGGCCGCTATGTATTAACACCTGATATATTCCGGTTTTTGGAAACAAAAGAAATCGGTGCTGACGGAGAAATCCAGCTAACGGATGCCATCCAACGACTAAATGAACGTCAAGGCGTATATGCGTATAATTTTGATGGCAAGCGATATGATGTCGGTGAAAAAATTGGTTTTATATTAACCACTATGGAAGTCGCATTAAACAATCCGGCTATCAGGCAAGATGTTATGAATGGTATTGAAGACATATTAAAGAAGGAGAAAACCATTCTTGATAGGAATTTTCACTTAATGGAAAGTAAACCGTAA
- a CDS encoding glycine betaine uptake BCCT transporter, which yields MKRVTSEVTAVFWITLAITLAMAIWGSVAPDLFEKISGSIMSYISVHFGWFYLLSVTLFVLICLYLIFSRYGKIRLGKQGEKPEFSYPSWFAMLFSAGMGIGLVFYGVASPVSHYMKHPPIADPGTVAALEDSLRITFFHYGLHAWAIYAIIALILAYFTFRKDKPALVSMTLEPVFGDKMHGFMGKIIDVIAVFATIVGVATTLGFGATQINGGFTYLFGVDNGFVVQLIIILVVTVLFMLSAYSGLGRGIKYLSNTNMGLATILLIATLILGPTMYILNSFTETLGTYVRSIPTESVRIAANNPEQRQWVMDWTVFFWAWWIAWSPFVGIFIARVSRGRTIREFVSGVMLVPSIVSFIWFAVFGMTGINMQKNGTDLAGLPAEQMLFGMFDYFPMGTVLSILGIMLIATFFITSADSATFVLGMQTTNGSLSPSAAVKFSWGIAQSAIAAVLLYTGGLQALQNALISAAFPFSIIMLIMVYSFFKSLKNEGRSTKV from the coding sequence ATGAAGCGAGTAACATCGGAAGTGACCGCTGTATTTTGGATTACATTAGCAATTACACTGGCAATGGCTATTTGGGGTTCAGTTGCACCCGATCTTTTTGAAAAGATTTCAGGCTCCATCATGAGCTATATATCTGTTCATTTTGGTTGGTTTTATCTATTATCGGTAACGCTCTTTGTACTGATTTGTTTATATTTAATTTTTAGCCGTTACGGCAAAATAAGGCTAGGTAAACAAGGGGAAAAACCGGAATTCAGCTATCCTAGCTGGTTTGCCATGCTGTTCAGTGCCGGCATGGGCATAGGCCTTGTATTTTATGGCGTGGCATCACCAGTATCACATTATATGAAACATCCACCAATAGCCGATCCTGGTACTGTAGCAGCATTGGAGGATTCCCTGCGTATCACTTTTTTTCATTATGGGCTGCATGCATGGGCAATCTATGCGATTATTGCTTTGATCCTCGCCTATTTTACATTTCGAAAAGATAAACCAGCATTGGTCAGCATGACACTGGAACCTGTCTTTGGCGATAAAATGCATGGATTCATGGGAAAAATAATTGATGTAATAGCTGTATTTGCAACGATTGTCGGTGTAGCTACAACCTTGGGATTTGGCGCCACACAAATAAATGGTGGGTTCACTTACCTATTCGGAGTTGACAACGGATTTGTAGTCCAGTTAATAATTATATTAGTTGTTACCGTTTTGTTCATGCTATCCGCATATTCCGGACTCGGCAGAGGAATTAAATACTTAAGCAATACAAATATGGGACTTGCAACCATTTTGCTTATCGCAACACTTATACTTGGTCCAACCATGTATATTTTAAATTCCTTCACCGAAACCTTGGGCACCTACGTTAGGAGCATCCCTACCGAAAGTGTACGGATTGCTGCGAATAACCCTGAACAGCGTCAATGGGTTATGGATTGGACTGTGTTCTTCTGGGCATGGTGGATTGCCTGGTCTCCATTTGTAGGAATATTTATAGCGCGCGTATCCAGAGGGAGAACCATTCGTGAGTTTGTTTCAGGCGTCATGCTGGTTCCCAGTATTGTAAGCTTTATTTGGTTCGCGGTCTTTGGCATGACCGGTATTAATATGCAAAAAAACGGTACAGACCTTGCCGGATTGCCTGCGGAACAAATGTTATTCGGTATGTTTGATTACTTTCCAATGGGCACAGTGCTATCTATATTGGGTATTATGCTTATTGCAACTTTTTTTATTACCTCTGCTGATTCAGCCACATTCGTGCTGGGAATGCAAACGACAAACGGTTCTCTATCTCCATCAGCGGCTGTTAAATTTTCCTGGGGGATTGCCCAATCGGCAATTGCAGCAGTGCTTTTATACACCGGTGGACTGCAAGCATTGCAAAACGCCCTGATATCTGCCGCATTCCCGTTTTCAATTATCATGCTTATCATGGTTTATTCCTTTTTCAAATCACTTAAAAACGAAGGGAGATCAACAAAAGTTTAA